In Notamacropus eugenii isolate mMacEug1 chromosome 1, mMacEug1.pri_v2, whole genome shotgun sequence, one genomic interval encodes:
- the GKN2 gene encoding gastrokine-2, whose translation MRTHVFLLAVFAVLCTRALGFEVINYVNPTSNSGLIQETVQIENEKNYAIINVHAGKCSSTTIFDYKHGYIASRLLSRRACFIMKMDHVKIPALDEFKRYAYERKEMQTMFSSTYTWVKYNPIHSLLTDIDWFLFGSPIRNLCNHVPLYKAEVSTTKPGAGGCAKVGLLGILHIGICTDLTL comes from the exons GTATTTCTTCTGGCTGTGTTTGCAGTCCTTTGTACTCGAGCACTCGGATTTGAG GTTATTAACTATGTGAATCCTACCAGTAATAGTGGCTTGATTCAGGAAACAGTGCAAATtgagaatgagaaaaattatGCCATCATCAACGTCCATGCAGGAAAATGCTCTTCCACCACGATTTTTGACTACAAACAT GGTTATATTGCTTCCAGACTACTCTCTCGGAGAGCCTGCTTTATCATGAAGATGGACCATGTGAAAATTCCTGCTCTGGATGAATTCAAAAGATATGCTTATGAGAGAAAG GAGATGCAAACCATGTTTTCTTCCACATATACTTGGGTGAAGTACAACCCCATACATTCCCTGCTCACCGATATTGATTGGTTCCTGTTTGGTTCACCCATACGAAATCTTTGCAATCATGTGCCCCTGTACAAGGCTGAAGTGTCTACAACTAAAC cTGGTGCTGGGGGTTGTGCCAAGGTTGGGCTCCTGGGCATCCTTCATATTGGCATCTGTACAGACCTTACTCTTTAG